In a genomic window of Agarivorans albus:
- a CDS encoding aldo/keto reductase, which translates to MAASPINQVFPKASRLVYGCMGLGGNWDNSPVTQDHLNQAHTAIDAALEIGINYFDHADIYTIGKAEQVFGQVLAQRPELREQIILQTKAAIRFGDEQWCGRYDWSADYIRQSVEDSLRRLQSETIDVMMLHRPDPLAEMDEVAAVLSELKDSGKVQHFGVSNMSGAQIAHLQSLLSFPLVANQLEMSLSKLDWLDHNIAVNDEQVKGHSFAPGTLEYCAMNKVQIQAWGSLSRGLFSGADLSNASQAQRDTAQLVRQYADQNSSSPEAVVLAWLMRHPAGIQPVIGSVNPDRIRACGDATKLQLSREQWYQLYVTSRGKALP; encoded by the coding sequence ATGGCTGCATCACCGATTAATCAGGTTTTTCCTAAGGCAAGTCGCCTTGTATACGGCTGCATGGGCTTAGGCGGAAACTGGGATAACTCACCTGTAACGCAAGATCATTTAAACCAAGCGCATACCGCTATTGATGCGGCCTTAGAAATAGGCATTAACTATTTTGACCACGCCGACATCTATACCATAGGTAAGGCTGAGCAAGTATTTGGTCAAGTATTGGCGCAGCGCCCAGAGCTGCGTGAGCAAATTATTCTGCAAACTAAAGCAGCAATTCGTTTTGGTGATGAGCAGTGGTGTGGTCGTTATGATTGGTCGGCAGATTACATTCGTCAAAGTGTTGAAGATTCGCTGCGCCGCTTACAAAGTGAAACCATAGATGTGATGATGCTGCACCGCCCAGATCCTTTGGCCGAAATGGACGAAGTGGCCGCGGTGCTTAGCGAGCTTAAAGATAGCGGTAAAGTGCAGCACTTTGGTGTATCTAACATGAGTGGAGCACAAATTGCGCATTTGCAATCGCTGCTGAGTTTTCCGCTAGTGGCTAATCAGTTAGAGATGAGTTTGTCGAAACTAGACTGGCTTGACCACAATATTGCAGTAAACGACGAACAGGTAAAAGGCCACAGTTTTGCGCCTGGTACCCTTGAGTATTGCGCTATGAATAAGGTGCAAATTCAGGCTTGGGGAAGTTTATCCCGCGGCTTGTTTAGCGGTGCCGATTTATCAAATGCCAGCCAAGCTCAGCGTGATACCGCGCAGCTTGTTCGCCAATACGCCGATCAAAACTCAAGTTCGCCAGAGGCCGTTGTACTAGCGTGGCTAATGCGCCACCCAGCTGGGATTCAACCAGTGATTGGTAGTGTAAACCCAGACCGCATTCGCGCCTGTGGTGACGCCACTAAACTGCAGCTTAGTCGCGAGCAATGGTATCAGTTGTATGTCACATCGCGTGGCAAGGCTTTACCTTAA
- a CDS encoding GNAT family N-acetyltransferase, whose product MDSYVTIRAAKVEDAAAISQLLCDLSRRYLLDDFTEQGAKRLLRAMSERAIRSYIREGFCYHLAEQKQAGKVELLGVVATRDNSHLYHLFVAELAQGKGIASRLWKHAKALCIANGNKGEFTVNASLSAKAMYQAWGFVAEQEQRDTKGIIDVPMRLTLNEQTKEKTCN is encoded by the coding sequence GTGGATTCATATGTAACCATCCGAGCTGCCAAAGTGGAGGATGCAGCGGCCATTAGCCAATTACTTTGCGATTTGTCTCGTCGTTACTTGCTGGACGATTTTACCGAGCAAGGAGCAAAACGCTTGCTAAGAGCGATGAGCGAAAGGGCTATTCGTTCTTATATCCGCGAGGGTTTTTGCTATCACCTCGCCGAGCAAAAACAGGCAGGTAAGGTGGAGTTATTAGGTGTGGTTGCCACTCGGGATAACAGTCACCTTTATCACCTTTTTGTTGCCGAGCTTGCTCAAGGAAAAGGCATAGCAAGTCGCCTTTGGAAACACGCTAAAGCCCTATGTATAGCAAACGGCAATAAGGGCGAATTTACGGTTAATGCGTCGTTATCTGCTAAAGCGATGTATCAGGCTTGGGGCTTTGTTGCCGAGCAAGAACAGCGTGATACCAAGGGCATTATCGATGTGCCAATGCGGCTAACACTTAATGAGCAAACTAAGGAGAAAACATGCAACTAG
- a CDS encoding aspartate aminotransferase family protein, whose amino-acid sequence MSTATLTIQQQDSAHCLHPFTNFKELNAKGARVIERGEGVFVFDSEGNKLLDAMAGLWCVNLGYGRQELVDAAAKQMQQLPYYNLFFQTTHSPAVELSTLLAELTPEGLNHAFFTGSGSECNDTVVRMVRHYWASKGQPNKLEIISRNNAYHGSTMAGASLGGMGFMHAQGGLPLPNISHIDQPYWFEEGQGQDPQQFGLERAQQLEQKILGLGEDKVAAFIAEPIQGAGGVIIPPDSYWPEIQRICDKYDILLIVDEVICGFGRTGEWFACQTYNIKPDLLCLAKGITSGYLPMGAVIVSDKVAQGLTEADTEFAHGFTYSGHPAACAVAIENIRIMQQENIISHVRDDIAPYLAQRWQELASHPLVGEARSKGMVAAIELVADKNTLQRFSKEQGAGGVCRDICINNGLIMRACGDTMIISPPLVITKQQVDQLITLAKQSLDDTLQALS is encoded by the coding sequence ATGAGCACAGCAACATTGACGATACAACAACAAGACAGCGCCCACTGTTTGCACCCTTTCACTAACTTTAAAGAGTTAAATGCCAAGGGAGCTCGAGTGATAGAACGAGGCGAAGGTGTGTTTGTATTCGACAGTGAGGGCAATAAGTTGCTCGATGCCATGGCCGGCTTGTGGTGTGTAAATCTAGGTTATGGTCGCCAAGAGTTAGTTGATGCTGCAGCCAAACAAATGCAGCAACTGCCTTACTACAACCTGTTTTTTCAAACTACTCACAGCCCGGCAGTTGAATTATCTACCCTGCTAGCCGAACTAACGCCAGAGGGCTTAAATCATGCCTTTTTTACCGGCTCGGGTTCAGAGTGTAATGACACCGTAGTGCGCATGGTACGCCACTATTGGGCCAGCAAAGGCCAGCCCAATAAGTTAGAAATAATTAGTCGCAACAATGCCTATCATGGCAGCACCATGGCAGGAGCAAGCCTTGGAGGCATGGGCTTTATGCACGCCCAAGGTGGCTTGCCATTGCCCAATATTAGCCACATCGATCAACCTTATTGGTTTGAAGAAGGTCAAGGCCAAGATCCGCAACAGTTTGGTTTAGAACGCGCCCAGCAATTAGAGCAAAAAATTCTAGGGCTAGGCGAAGATAAAGTAGCGGCATTTATCGCCGAGCCTATCCAAGGTGCCGGTGGCGTAATTATTCCACCCGACTCTTATTGGCCTGAGATTCAACGCATTTGCGACAAATACGATATTTTATTGATAGTAGACGAAGTGATCTGTGGATTTGGCCGCACTGGCGAATGGTTTGCCTGCCAAACCTACAACATTAAGCCAGATTTACTGTGTTTAGCGAAAGGCATTACCTCTGGCTACTTACCAATGGGCGCAGTGATAGTGTCGGACAAAGTAGCTCAAGGCCTAACCGAGGCCGATACCGAATTTGCTCATGGCTTTACTTATTCCGGCCACCCTGCAGCTTGCGCGGTAGCCATTGAAAACATTCGCATCATGCAACAAGAGAACATTATTAGCCATGTACGCGATGACATAGCCCCTTATCTAGCCCAACGCTGGCAAGAACTGGCTAGCCATCCCTTAGTCGGCGAGGCTCGCAGCAAAGGCATGGTGGCAGCCATAGAGCTGGTTGCCGATAAAAACACCCTGCAACGCTTTAGCAAAGAGCAAGGCGCTGGCGGTGTGTGTCGCGATATATGCATAAACAACGGGCTTATCATGCGCGCTTGCGGCGATACCATGATTATTTCACCCCCATTGGTTATTACAAAACAACAAGTCGATCAGTTAATTACACTGGCAAAACAAAGTTTGGATGACACTCTGCAGGCATTGAGTTAA
- a CDS encoding MATE family efflux transporter: MLSKNITLQFWRYSIPSVVAMIVSGIYLIVDGMFIGQVLGAEGLAAINLAWPIIFLVTGLGLMVGVGGGALISIATGEGKTSKAQSLLSHAFLLMLIMAVLFSAILALLGAKPITLQGASGNIQHMAESYLGILGNGALVVLFSCALPILIRNDNSPNFATLLMIVGALANIGLDYLFIVKWDWQLAGAAYATLGAQALVMFLAISYFFSRYSSLSFQVSGFSLKPKYLANISNLGLSSFFTTVYTAFITLVHNYLFLRYGSVTDTGAYAIVLYLSVIYYFIAEGFANGMQPLISYNFGAKRYDNVLKVMALGFSIILGSGVAAVFLMNLFSELSVSIFNNDDPALLDATVSGIRIHLWAMPLDGLIFTGAVVFQSINRANRASFISVGNMAIQLPFMLLLPAAYGVVGIWLVMPLSTVILSAVVAWWLVSLVKQLKAEFTPPAA; the protein is encoded by the coding sequence ATGCTTAGTAAAAACATTACCTTACAATTTTGGCGCTATTCCATTCCTTCGGTCGTAGCAATGATTGTGAGTGGCATTTATCTGATTGTTGATGGCATGTTCATTGGCCAAGTGCTCGGTGCAGAAGGGTTAGCAGCCATTAACCTAGCTTGGCCGATTATATTTTTAGTCACCGGTTTAGGTTTAATGGTTGGTGTAGGTGGCGGTGCGTTAATCTCTATTGCCACCGGAGAGGGCAAAACCAGCAAGGCGCAAAGTTTGTTAAGCCACGCCTTCTTGCTCATGTTGATAATGGCGGTGCTGTTTAGTGCCATTTTGGCCTTATTAGGCGCCAAACCCATTACCTTGCAAGGGGCCAGCGGCAATATTCAACATATGGCCGAGAGCTACCTAGGCATTTTAGGTAACGGCGCGCTGGTTGTATTGTTTAGCTGCGCCCTGCCCATCTTGATTAGAAACGACAACTCTCCCAACTTTGCCACCCTATTGATGATAGTGGGCGCATTGGCCAACATCGGCCTCGATTATTTATTTATTGTAAAGTGGGATTGGCAGCTAGCGGGTGCGGCTTACGCCACCTTAGGCGCACAAGCCCTGGTAATGTTCTTGGCCATTTCATACTTTTTCTCTCGCTACAGCAGCTTGAGTTTTCAAGTTAGCGGTTTTAGCTTAAAGCCAAAGTACCTCGCTAATATCAGCAATTTAGGTTTAAGCAGCTTTTTTACTACGGTATACACCGCCTTTATTACCTTGGTGCACAACTACTTATTCTTACGTTATGGCAGTGTGACCGACACCGGCGCCTATGCCATTGTGTTGTACTTAAGCGTTATTTATTACTTTATTGCCGAAGGGTTTGCTAACGGTATGCAGCCTCTCATCTCCTATAACTTTGGCGCTAAACGCTACGACAATGTGCTAAAAGTGATGGCGTTAGGCTTTAGCATTATCCTAGGTAGCGGTGTAGCGGCGGTGTTTTTGATGAACCTATTTAGCGAACTAAGCGTATCGATATTTAACAACGATGACCCTGCACTATTAGACGCCACAGTAAGCGGTATTCGCATACACCTTTGGGCCATGCCATTAGACGGCTTAATTTTTACCGGCGCGGTGGTATTTCAGTCGATAAACCGTGCTAATCGCGCTAGCTTTATTTCGGTCGGCAATATGGCTATTCAACTGCCGTTTATGTTGCTATTGCCCGCAGCCTATGGCGTGGTAGGGATCTGGCTGGTTATGCCGCTATCTACGGTAATACTTAGCGCAGTAGTAGCGTGGTGGCTGGTAAGCTTGGTAAAACAACTTAAAGCAGAGTTCACGCCACCAGCAGCGTAG
- a CDS encoding NAD(P)/FAD-dependent oxidoreductase: protein MKAQHANSYYAASANLQLDYPQLQGEHQADVCVVGAGITGASTALELASQGYKVILLEGSRVGWGASGRSGGQAIFGWASEQSTLEKLVGKDDAKKLWDLSVESLAVTKDNIRKHQIDCDWQDGQIHVAIKDRHVRELKEWQQQLSEDYGYEHLEFWSQDKLESQLTSPRYLGGMFDSNSGHLHPLNYTLGLVKAAENAGASIYEDSKVIKIEHGAKVKLHTAQASVSCQHVVLACNAYMEGLNSKLESKVMPVGTYICATKPLGEERARELIANNMAVCDINFVLDYYRCSGDHRMLFGGRVSYSGIEPRNLAQTMKQRMDWVFPQLSDEAVEFAWGGNVGITINRAPHFGRIAPNVYFAQGFSGHGIAATGLAGKLMAESIMATSERFDIFDKIPHMPFPGGRLLRTPALVLAMTYYRIRDLL, encoded by the coding sequence ATGAAAGCGCAACATGCAAATTCATATTATGCAGCAAGTGCCAACCTACAGTTGGACTATCCGCAACTGCAAGGCGAGCATCAAGCTGATGTATGTGTAGTAGGGGCAGGTATAACCGGCGCTAGCACCGCACTAGAGTTAGCTAGCCAAGGTTATAAGGTTATTTTGCTAGAAGGCAGCCGAGTAGGCTGGGGAGCCTCGGGACGAAGTGGCGGGCAAGCTATTTTTGGCTGGGCCAGTGAGCAGTCCACCCTAGAGAAATTGGTGGGTAAAGATGATGCCAAAAAACTCTGGGACCTCTCGGTTGAATCGCTAGCTGTTACTAAAGACAACATTCGCAAACACCAAATCGATTGTGATTGGCAAGATGGCCAAATTCACGTTGCGATTAAAGATCGCCATGTTCGCGAGCTAAAAGAATGGCAGCAACAACTCAGTGAAGATTACGGCTATGAGCATTTAGAATTCTGGTCGCAAGACAAGCTCGAAAGCCAGTTAACAAGCCCACGTTATTTAGGTGGGATGTTTGATTCAAACAGCGGTCACTTACATCCGCTGAATTACACCTTAGGCTTGGTAAAGGCTGCTGAAAATGCTGGCGCTAGCATTTATGAAGACAGCAAGGTCATCAAAATTGAACACGGCGCTAAGGTTAAGCTTCATACTGCGCAAGCCAGCGTTAGTTGCCAACACGTGGTGTTGGCCTGTAATGCTTATATGGAAGGGTTAAACAGTAAGTTAGAAAGCAAGGTAATGCCGGTAGGTACTTATATTTGTGCCACGAAACCCTTAGGTGAAGAGCGTGCACGCGAACTGATTGCCAACAACATGGCGGTATGCGACATCAACTTTGTACTGGACTATTACCGCTGCTCTGGCGATCACCGCATGTTGTTTGGTGGCCGAGTGAGTTATTCGGGAATTGAACCACGTAATTTAGCGCAAACCATGAAACAACGCATGGATTGGGTATTCCCTCAATTAAGCGATGAAGCGGTGGAGTTTGCCTGGGGGGGTAATGTAGGCATCACTATTAACCGTGCGCCGCACTTTGGCCGAATAGCACCAAATGTGTATTTTGCTCAAGGCTTCTCGGGCCATGGCATTGCAGCCACTGGTTTGGCGGGTAAGCTAATGGCGGAATCGATTATGGCCACCTCAGAGCGCTTTGACATATTCGATAAAATTCCACACATGCCTTTTCCCGGTGGGCGCTTATTACGTACTCCTGCCTTAGTGCTTGCCATGACCTATTACCGAATTCGAGATTTGCTTTAG
- a CDS encoding glutamine synthetase family protein, whose product MDNVRKWFEENRITEVECLIPDITGNARGKIIPASKYLKEGGMRLPESIFYQTVTGDWPDDDDLFDWTEKDMNLEPDTDSLRFVPWAKEPTAQLIHDCYDSQGELIGMAPRSVLKKVLALYEKEGWKPIVAPELEFFLVKKNLDWDYPLEPPIGRNGRPETARQSFSIDAVNEFDPLFEDMYDYCEAQNLDVDTLVHESGAAQMEINFDHGEPTLACDQVFLFKRTMREAALQHDTYATFMAKPMEDEPGSAMHIHQSLEDHNGNNLFANEDGSNSQMFLSFIAGLQQFTPASIAFYAPNVNSYRRLMFGDSAPINLQWGIDNRTVGLRVPLSDKQNRRVENRFAGADANPYLAMALTLACGYIGMKKQLTPSAEEKGDVSEDRYTLPGTLEEALVKLEQCDELKEILGERFVNCYVAVKRKEYQTYFKVISSWEREFLLLNV is encoded by the coding sequence ATGGATAACGTCAGGAAGTGGTTTGAGGAAAATCGTATAACCGAAGTTGAGTGCCTCATCCCCGATATAACCGGTAATGCTCGCGGCAAAATCATTCCCGCCAGCAAGTATCTAAAAGAAGGCGGTATGCGCCTGCCTGAATCAATTTTCTACCAAACAGTCACTGGCGACTGGCCCGACGATGATGACTTATTCGATTGGACCGAAAAAGACATGAACCTAGAGCCCGATACCGACAGCCTGCGTTTTGTTCCTTGGGCCAAAGAGCCTACCGCTCAGCTTATTCACGATTGTTACGACAGCCAAGGCGAGCTGATTGGCATGGCGCCACGCTCAGTCCTAAAAAAAGTACTCGCGCTCTACGAAAAAGAAGGCTGGAAGCCAATTGTGGCGCCAGAACTAGAGTTTTTCTTAGTGAAGAAAAACCTCGACTGGGATTACCCACTAGAGCCACCCATTGGACGTAATGGGCGACCAGAAACAGCACGTCAGTCTTTTAGCATTGATGCGGTAAATGAGTTTGATCCGCTGTTTGAAGACATGTACGACTACTGCGAAGCACAGAACCTAGACGTAGATACCTTGGTGCATGAATCTGGTGCAGCGCAAATGGAAATTAACTTTGATCACGGCGAGCCAACCTTAGCCTGTGACCAAGTTTTCCTTTTCAAACGCACCATGCGCGAAGCAGCCTTACAGCATGATACCTATGCCACGTTCATGGCTAAGCCAATGGAAGATGAGCCCGGCAGCGCGATGCATATTCACCAAAGCTTAGAAGACCATAATGGCAACAATTTGTTTGCTAATGAAGATGGCAGCAACAGCCAAATGTTTTTAAGTTTTATCGCCGGTTTACAGCAATTTACTCCCGCTAGCATTGCCTTTTATGCCCCTAACGTGAACAGCTATCGACGCTTAATGTTTGGCGACTCGGCGCCAATTAATTTGCAATGGGGCATCGACAACCGCACCGTGGGTTTACGCGTACCGCTATCAGATAAGCAAAATCGCCGCGTAGAAAACCGCTTTGCCGGCGCCGACGCCAACCCTTATCTAGCCATGGCACTTACCTTAGCCTGCGGTTACATCGGCATGAAAAAACAGCTAACACCTTCTGCAGAGGAAAAAGGTGATGTAAGCGAAGACCGTTACACCCTGCCCGGCACTTTAGAAGAAGCATTAGTTAAGTTAGAGCAATGCGACGAACTCAAAGAAATCCTTGGTGAGCGCTTTGTGAATTGTTACGTGGCAGTAAAACGTAAGGAATACCAAACCTACTTCAAGGTCATTAGTTCTTGGGAACGTGAGTTTTTGTTACTCAACGTATAA
- a CDS encoding DUF3291 domain-containing protein, with protein MQLAQLNIATAKDDLDSPLLKDFVDNLDPINAIADASEGFIWRLKDDTGNATDVQAFDNPRMIVNLSVWQSLASLQHFMFKTHHIDIMKRRAEWFDKSPLATYVLWWVEDGHVPSTAEALERLELLRQHGDTAQAFSFKKTFSAEDALQR; from the coding sequence ATGCAACTAGCGCAGTTAAATATTGCTACCGCCAAAGATGATTTAGATTCACCCCTGCTCAAAGATTTTGTCGATAATTTAGATCCCATTAATGCCATTGCTGATGCGAGCGAGGGTTTTATTTGGCGGCTTAAAGATGACACCGGCAACGCTACCGATGTGCAAGCTTTTGATAACCCAAGGATGATTGTCAATTTATCGGTATGGCAGTCCTTAGCTAGTTTGCAGCACTTTATGTTTAAAACCCATCACATCGACATTATGAAACGCCGGGCAGAGTGGTTTGATAAATCGCCGTTGGCAACTTACGTATTGTGGTGGGTGGAAGATGGCCATGTTCCCAGCACCGCTGAGGCACTTGAGCGTTTAGAATTATTAAGGCAGCACGGAGATACGGCTCAGGCCTTTAGTTTCAAAAAAACATTTAGCGCAGAAGACGCCTTACAGCGCTAA
- a CDS encoding glutamine synthetase family protein has translation MLKHQPQIQPISMLQQVEDFLAAHPQLESIDLMLSDMNGVIRGKRIEAASLAKIAQEGMCLPASVFALDICGDTVEQTGLGFEQGDGDRICHLLPHSLSMIPWKKNAAQALLTMHEVDGSPFFADPRQLLSKVLQGLHQQNLFPCVAIEWEFYLLDARSENRQPQAPLLPKSQQRMQQTQVYSLDELDEFDEFIRDIQDYCHTQNIPSDNVIAEYAPGQFEVTLQHQHDPLLACDQAILLKRAIKAVAKQHGYLATFMAKPYAEHSGNGCHVHISMLDKQGHNRFSTEQSLLEFALAGLLDTMPQAIALLAPNANSYRRFQPDMFVPLQADWGWDNRTVALRIPSGSTENTRIEHRVAGADCNPYIVMSALLAGITHGIEQQLDCPKAVSGDASKVPAPALPSSWQQALAEFEHSTLWSLLGADFSHVYHANKLNEWQRFEAQVTPLEQQWYQQMV, from the coding sequence ATGTTGAAACACCAGCCACAGATTCAGCCAATCAGTATGCTTCAACAAGTAGAGGATTTTTTGGCGGCTCATCCACAGTTAGAGAGCATAGATTTAATGCTATCTGATATGAATGGTGTGATCCGCGGTAAACGCATAGAAGCGGCGTCCTTAGCCAAAATTGCCCAAGAGGGGATGTGTTTACCGGCTTCGGTATTTGCGCTGGATATTTGCGGTGACACCGTAGAGCAAACCGGACTGGGCTTTGAACAAGGCGATGGCGATCGTATTTGTCACTTGCTACCACATAGCTTGTCGATGATTCCTTGGAAAAAAAATGCCGCGCAAGCTTTATTAACCATGCATGAAGTTGATGGTTCGCCATTTTTTGCAGACCCTCGACAATTACTTAGTAAAGTATTGCAAGGATTGCATCAGCAAAATTTATTTCCCTGTGTGGCCATTGAGTGGGAGTTTTATTTACTTGATGCTCGCAGTGAAAACCGCCAACCACAAGCGCCGCTGTTGCCAAAATCGCAACAACGTATGCAGCAAACCCAAGTTTATTCCTTAGATGAACTTGATGAATTTGATGAATTTATTCGTGATATTCAGGATTACTGCCATACCCAAAATATTCCCAGCGACAACGTTATTGCAGAATACGCTCCCGGGCAGTTTGAAGTGACATTGCAGCATCAGCACGACCCGCTGCTGGCTTGCGATCAAGCCATTCTATTGAAACGCGCAATTAAAGCAGTAGCCAAACAACATGGCTATTTAGCCACTTTTATGGCCAAACCTTATGCCGAGCATTCTGGCAACGGCTGCCACGTGCACATTAGTATGTTAGACAAGCAGGGCCACAACCGCTTTTCCACTGAACAAAGCTTGCTGGAATTCGCCTTGGCCGGGCTATTAGACACCATGCCCCAGGCCATTGCTTTGTTAGCACCTAATGCCAACTCTTATCGCCGATTCCAACCCGATATGTTTGTGCCATTGCAAGCCGATTGGGGCTGGGACAACCGTACCGTTGCCTTGCGCATACCTTCTGGCAGCACTGAAAATACCCGCATCGAGCACCGCGTAGCAGGTGCCGACTGTAATCCTTATATTGTTATGTCGGCCTTATTAGCCGGGATTACCCATGGCATAGAACAACAGCTTGATTGCCCTAAAGCAGTGAGCGGCGATGCCAGTAAAGTACCAGCCCCTGCTTTGCCGAGCTCTTGGCAGCAGGCCTTAGCCGAATTTGAGCACTCCACCTTGTGGTCGTTACTAGGTGCAGATTTTAGCCATGTATACCATGCCAACAAACTTAATGAGTGGCAGCGCTTTGAGGCGCAAGTGACACCTTTAGAACAGCAGTGGTATCAGCAAATGGTGTAG
- a CDS encoding glutamate synthase-related protein, producing MTKPIIADNKPKKVSLTKGDQYYFCSCGRSKSQPFCDGSHAGTGLSPKTFTAEERGDAYLCACKTTANSPFCDGSHKQFSAEQIGQEAPQPQTNSAAPQATPTTEEPTVAFIHQLAREGLSKLGHHGAMTSMGVPRHLLPHWDDIQVMVAQMAKKPLMEDQPVATELIIGPEAKQPLQLKIPLFVSDMSFGALSEEAKTALAKGAELAGTGICSGEGGMLAEEQQQNSRYFYELASAKFGYQESLLTQVQAFHFKGGQGAKTGTGGHLPGNKNHGKISLVRGIAEGQPAISPPTFADLHSSKDFKHFADRVREISGGIPIGFKLSANHIERDIQFALDSSADYIILDGRGGGTGAAPEIFRDHISVPTIPALARARRYLDQQGASGRVSLIITGGLRLPMDFVKAMALGADGVAVSNSAMQAIGCVAARICNTNNCPAGIATQNADLRQRLNVDKSAQQLANFFDASVALMQVMARACGHHHLNQFTKDDLATWHREMAHLSGIAYAGFSAV from the coding sequence ATGACTAAGCCGATTATCGCCGATAACAAACCCAAAAAGGTGAGTTTAACTAAGGGGGACCAATACTACTTTTGCAGCTGTGGTCGTTCTAAATCGCAACCCTTTTGTGATGGTAGCCATGCAGGTACCGGCCTTAGCCCCAAGACTTTTACCGCAGAAGAAAGAGGTGATGCTTATTTGTGTGCGTGTAAAACCACTGCGAATAGCCCATTTTGTGATGGCAGTCATAAGCAGTTTAGTGCCGAACAAATAGGCCAAGAAGCCCCACAGCCTCAAACTAACAGTGCTGCACCGCAAGCCACGCCTACAACTGAAGAACCCACCGTTGCCTTTATTCATCAATTGGCGCGTGAAGGTTTATCAAAACTGGGCCACCATGGAGCAATGACCTCGATGGGGGTACCTAGGCATCTTCTGCCACATTGGGACGACATCCAAGTGATGGTGGCACAAATGGCCAAAAAGCCTTTGATGGAAGATCAACCTGTGGCCACAGAACTGATTATTGGCCCAGAGGCGAAACAGCCACTGCAGCTAAAGATTCCTCTGTTTGTCTCTGATATGAGTTTTGGAGCCTTATCGGAAGAAGCTAAAACTGCGTTGGCTAAAGGCGCCGAGCTGGCCGGAACAGGAATTTGTTCTGGTGAAGGCGGCATGTTGGCAGAGGAGCAGCAGCAAAATTCCCGTTACTTTTATGAGTTAGCCAGCGCCAAATTTGGTTATCAAGAATCACTACTTACTCAAGTTCAAGCTTTTCACTTTAAAGGAGGCCAAGGTGCAAAAACCGGTACCGGAGGTCATTTACCTGGCAATAAAAACCATGGCAAAATTTCTCTCGTTCGCGGCATCGCTGAAGGACAACCGGCAATCTCCCCGCCTACCTTTGCCGATTTACACAGTAGCAAAGACTTTAAACACTTTGCCGATCGGGTGCGTGAAATAAGCGGCGGCATTCCCATTGGTTTTAAGTTAAGTGCCAACCATATCGAGCGAGATATTCAATTTGCTTTAGATAGCAGCGCTGACTACATCATTTTAGATGGGCGTGGCGGCGGTACCGGCGCGGCACCAGAAATATTTAGGGACCATATTAGTGTGCCTACCATTCCGGCCTTAGCGAGAGCGCGACGTTATCTTGATCAACAAGGTGCCAGTGGCAGGGTGAGTTTAATCATCACCGGCGGCTTGCGCTTACCTATGGATTTTGTCAAAGCCATGGCTTTAGGCGCCGATGGTGTAGCGGTATCTAATAGCGCTATGCAAGCCATAGGCTGTGTGGCAGCGCGGATCTGTAATACCAATAATTGCCCAGCTGGGATTGCTACGCAAAATGCAGATTTACGCCAGCGTTTAAATGTGGACAAATCGGCTCAGCAACTAGCTAATTTCTTTGACGCATCGGTAGCGCTAATGCAGGTTATGGCGCGAGCATGTGGGCATCATCATCTTAATCAATTCACTAAAGACGATTTGGCAACTTGGCATAGAGAAATGGCCCATCTAAGCGGTATTGCTTACGCAGGCTTTAGCGCAGTGTAG